One stretch of Caldinitratiruptor microaerophilus DNA includes these proteins:
- a CDS encoding amidohydrolase — protein sequence MQTLYVGRIYTLADGDVAGPVEALLTEGSRVRAAGARAALEPALRPGDRVVDLGGATLIPGFVDAHVHLVPHGFRLTDVDLSGAQSLAEAVRRIAARHARLAPGQALRGGGWSAAGWERPPTRHDLDAVCPGRPVALFSRDLHTIWVNSYTLERAGITRDTPDPPGGRIERDPGGEPTGLLRDGAIPPVLAALPARAPAELEEALAAAVRDALAGGVTAVADMAADIAVDDVAAFRAMQSLARRGELPLRVVKYVPEAALDRLAAAGVESGLGDDRLRLGGVKLFADGSLGSATAWMLADYADRPGYRGVPVHTPEELDDRVRRAVAAGLNLAIHAIGDAANRAVLDALARHRQASKARGLLHRIEHAQHLDPADVARFGALGVVASVQPAHLPGDRDLALRHLGPERARTSFALASLRRAGALLALGSDAPVVPLRPLQGIHAAVYRRLPGEDRAWFPEEALTPLEALLAATLWAARACGIGDRAGSLAPGKLADLTVLSRDVLSGREEDIVEAEVLATVVGGRLVHGDLASRPV from the coding sequence ATGCAAACGCTTTACGTGGGCAGGATCTACACGCTGGCGGACGGCGACGTCGCCGGCCCGGTCGAGGCTCTGCTCACGGAGGGCAGCCGGGTGCGGGCGGCCGGCGCCCGCGCCGCGCTGGAGCCCGCTCTACGGCCGGGCGATCGGGTGGTCGACCTGGGAGGTGCCACCCTGATCCCCGGCTTCGTTGATGCCCACGTGCACCTGGTGCCCCATGGCTTCCGGCTCACGGACGTCGACCTGAGCGGCGCGCAGAGCCTCGCCGAGGCCGTCCGGCGGATCGCCGCCCGTCATGCCCGCCTCGCCCCGGGCCAGGCTCTGCGCGGCGGCGGGTGGAGCGCTGCCGGATGGGAGCGGCCGCCCACCCGGCACGACCTGGACGCGGTCTGCCCGGGCCGGCCGGTCGCTCTTTTCAGCCGGGACCTGCATACGATCTGGGTGAACTCCTACACGCTCGAGCGGGCAGGCATCACGCGCGACACGCCGGACCCGCCGGGGGGCCGTATCGAGCGGGACCCCGGGGGAGAGCCCACGGGGCTCCTGCGGGATGGTGCCATCCCCCCGGTGCTGGCGGCGCTGCCCGCGCGGGCCCCTGCCGAGCTCGAGGAAGCCCTGGCCGCCGCGGTCCGGGACGCGCTGGCCGGGGGCGTGACCGCGGTGGCCGACATGGCGGCGGACATCGCCGTGGACGACGTGGCCGCGTTCCGGGCCATGCAGTCCCTCGCCCGCCGCGGGGAACTGCCCCTGCGGGTGGTCAAGTACGTCCCGGAGGCGGCGCTCGACCGCCTGGCCGCCGCGGGCGTGGAGAGCGGGCTCGGCGACGACCGCCTGCGCCTGGGCGGCGTGAAGCTGTTCGCCGACGGCTCGCTCGGCTCCGCCACCGCCTGGATGCTGGCCGACTACGCGGACCGCCCCGGCTACCGCGGCGTGCCCGTGCACACCCCCGAGGAGCTCGACGATCGGGTGCGGCGGGCCGTGGCGGCCGGGCTGAACCTGGCCATCCACGCGATCGGCGACGCCGCGAACCGGGCGGTCCTGGATGCGCTGGCCCGCCACCGGCAGGCCTCCAAGGCCCGGGGGCTCCTGCACCGGATCGAGCACGCACAGCACCTCGACCCCGCCGACGTCGCCCGCTTCGGCGCGCTCGGGGTTGTGGCCTCCGTCCAGCCGGCCCACCTGCCCGGCGACCGCGACCTCGCCCTCCGCCACCTCGGCCCCGAGCGGGCGCGTACCTCCTTCGCCCTGGCCTCGCTGCGCCGGGCCGGGGCGCTCCTCGCCCTCGGTTCCGACGCGCCGGTGGTGCCCCTGCGTCCCCTCCAGGGCATCCACGCCGCCGTCTACCGCCGCCTGCCCGGCGAGGACCGCGCCTGGTTTCCCGAGGAGGCGCTCACCCCCCTCGAGGCCCTCCTCGCCGCGACCCTCTGGGCAGCCCGCGCCTGCGGCATCGGCGACCGGGCCGGCAGCCTGGCCCCCGGCAAGCTTGCGGACCTCACGGTGCTGAGCCGCGACGTCCTGAGCGGCCGTGAGGAGGACATCGTCGAGGCGGAGGTGCTCGCCACGGTGGTCGGCGGCCGCCTCGTCCACGGCGACCTCGCCTCCCGGCCTGTGTGA
- a CDS encoding putative glycoside hydrolase — protein sequence MRKRIGSIAGALLAVSLTAGGAALPLGAPRSTSPAAAAAGLAVSVAEAATSPGDPAAPQGGAATQPSGASRSPRLLRATVRGIYLTGRTASSAQRLGELLALVDRTELNGMVIDVKSDWGTLTYRSDVPLAIEAGAGKGPIADLRALVTRLKEHDVYAIGRVVTFKDNYLPRHRPDLAVQRAGGGLWQDRKGMTWLNPYKKEAWEYVINVAKEVAAAGFDEIQFDYVRFPTDGDVSQIVYPGRDGRRREQVIADFLTYAREQLEPLGVWVSADIFGIMTMATDDQGIGQLLEEVARGPHILSPMVYPSHYGPGNYGFANPNAHPYETVYRALQDAHRRLGEKFPDLIIRPWLQDFTLGQPPYGAREVRAQIRATYDSGIQEWLLWNAANVYTEAALGPADETPPLPPPRIIVWGTARTAARVRLEAY from the coding sequence ATGCGCAAGCGGATCGGATCGATAGCCGGCGCGCTCCTGGCGGTGAGCCTCACCGCGGGCGGCGCCGCGCTCCCACTGGGGGCCCCGCGGAGCACGAGCCCCGCCGCGGCGGCCGCCGGGCTGGCCGTGTCGGTGGCGGAGGCGGCGACCTCCCCGGGCGATCCTGCGGCCCCGCAGGGCGGGGCCGCGACCCAGCCTTCGGGGGCGTCCCGCTCCCCCCGCCTCCTGCGGGCCACGGTGCGCGGCATCTACCTGACGGGGAGGACGGCGTCCTCGGCGCAGCGGCTCGGCGAGCTCCTGGCCCTGGTCGACCGGACAGAGCTGAACGGCATGGTCATCGACGTCAAGAGCGACTGGGGGACGCTGACCTACCGTTCCGACGTGCCGCTGGCGATCGAGGCCGGGGCGGGGAAGGGCCCCATCGCCGACCTGAGGGCGCTGGTCACCCGGCTCAAGGAGCACGACGTGTACGCGATCGGCCGGGTCGTCACCTTCAAGGACAACTACCTGCCCCGCCATCGCCCCGACCTGGCGGTGCAGCGGGCCGGCGGCGGGCTGTGGCAGGACCGCAAGGGCATGACGTGGCTGAACCCGTACAAGAAGGAGGCCTGGGAGTACGTCATCAACGTGGCGAAGGAGGTGGCCGCGGCAGGCTTCGACGAGATCCAGTTCGATTACGTCCGCTTCCCCACCGACGGCGACGTCTCGCAGATCGTGTACCCCGGCCGGGACGGGCGGCGGCGGGAGCAGGTGATCGCCGACTTCCTCACCTACGCCCGGGAGCAGCTGGAGCCCCTCGGGGTCTGGGTCTCGGCCGACATCTTCGGCATCATGACGATGGCCACGGACGACCAGGGCATCGGTCAGCTGCTGGAAGAGGTCGCCCGCGGCCCGCACATCCTCTCGCCGATGGTCTACCCCAGCCACTACGGCCCGGGCAACTACGGCTTCGCGAACCCCAACGCCCACCCCTACGAGACGGTGTACCGGGCGCTCCAGGACGCCCACCGGCGGCTGGGGGAGAAGTTCCCGGACCTGATCATCCGCCCGTGGCTCCAGGACTTCACGCTCGGCCAGCCGCCCTACGGCGCGCGGGAGGTGCGGGCCCAGATCCGGGCGACCTACGACAGCGGTATCCAGGAATGGCTGCTCTGGAACGCGGCCAACGTGTACACGGAGGCGGCGCTCGGCCCCGCGGACGAGACGCCGCCCCTGCCGCCGCCCCGGATCATCGTCTGGGGAACCGCCCGCACCGCCGCCCGGGTCCGCCTGGAGGCGTACTGA
- the fusA gene encoding elongation factor G, producing the protein MDRLRNLALVAHGGAGKTSLAEAMLYAAGAIERLGRTDEGNTVMDWEPEEIRRRVSISTSVAPVEWRDHKLNLLDTPGYFDFVGEVKAALRVVESALIVVDAVAGVEVGTELVWRHAAEAGVARAVVVSRMDRENANWSKALAGLEEAFGRAVLPIQIPIGQEAGFRGVVDVLGQRALVGGLRDVKEEPVPAELESQVAELRERIAEAAAEADDELTLKYLEGEPLTDEEIRRGLRAAVAAGKVVPVLCASGVKGPGVRALLDVIVDFLPSPADAGAAVGRDPRTDREVRREPREDGPLAALVFKTISDPFVGRMTLFRVYSGVLRPDSQVYNASRGKTERVGSVYSLRGKQQEAVSEVGPGDIGMVAKLQFTGTFDTLADEQNPVVLPAPPMPEPVYSVAVHPRSRGDEEKISSGLQRLAEEDPTVKVERNPVTAETIVSGMGEMHVDVMMERMKRKFGVEATVTTPKVAYKETIRGTARAEHKHKKQTGGHGQYGHVIIELEPLLDEGKDYEFVDKIVQGRVPQQYRPAVDKGIRETMAEGVLAGYPVQGVRVTLLDGSYHEVDSSEMAFKIAASQAFKKGFMSARPILLEPILNVEVSVPESYMGDIIGDLNKKRGRILGMEPGPDGTQIIRAQVPQAEMFKYAIDLRSITQGRGTFKAVFDHYEEVPAPIAQPIIEAAQKAAEAE; encoded by the coding sequence GTGGACAGATTGCGCAACCTGGCCCTCGTCGCCCACGGTGGAGCGGGGAAGACTTCGCTGGCCGAGGCCATGCTGTACGCCGCCGGGGCGATCGAGCGGCTGGGGCGCACCGACGAGGGCAACACCGTGATGGACTGGGAGCCGGAGGAGATCCGGCGTCGGGTCTCGATCAGCACGAGCGTCGCGCCGGTGGAGTGGCGCGATCATAAGCTGAATCTTCTGGACACACCGGGGTACTTCGACTTCGTCGGCGAGGTCAAGGCGGCGCTGCGGGTCGTCGAGAGCGCGCTGATCGTGGTGGACGCCGTCGCCGGCGTGGAGGTCGGCACGGAGCTGGTGTGGCGCCACGCCGCGGAGGCCGGGGTGGCGCGGGCGGTCGTCGTCAGCCGGATGGACCGCGAGAACGCGAACTGGAGCAAGGCGCTGGCCGGCCTGGAGGAAGCCTTCGGGCGGGCCGTCCTGCCGATCCAGATCCCGATCGGCCAGGAGGCCGGCTTCCGGGGCGTCGTCGACGTGCTCGGGCAGCGGGCCCTGGTCGGCGGCCTGCGCGACGTGAAGGAGGAGCCGGTCCCGGCCGAGCTGGAGAGCCAGGTGGCGGAGTTGCGGGAGCGGATCGCCGAGGCGGCCGCGGAGGCGGACGACGAGCTGACCCTCAAGTACCTGGAGGGCGAGCCGCTCACCGACGAGGAGATCCGCCGCGGCCTGCGGGCGGCGGTGGCGGCGGGGAAGGTCGTGCCGGTGCTGTGCGCCTCCGGGGTGAAGGGGCCGGGCGTGCGGGCGCTGCTGGACGTGATCGTCGACTTCCTCCCCTCCCCGGCCGACGCCGGCGCCGCCGTGGGCCGGGACCCCCGCACGGACAGGGAGGTCCGGCGGGAACCCCGGGAGGACGGCCCCCTGGCCGCGCTGGTGTTCAAGACGATCAGCGACCCCTTCGTCGGCCGCATGACCCTCTTCCGGGTGTACTCCGGCGTGCTGCGCCCCGACTCCCAGGTGTACAACGCGAGCAGGGGCAAGACCGAGCGGGTCGGTTCCGTGTACTCGCTCCGGGGCAAGCAGCAGGAGGCGGTCAGCGAGGTCGGCCCCGGCGACATCGGCATGGTCGCCAAGCTCCAGTTCACCGGCACCTTCGACACCCTGGCGGACGAGCAGAACCCCGTCGTGCTGCCCGCGCCGCCCATGCCCGAGCCCGTGTACTCGGTGGCGGTGCACCCCAGAAGCCGGGGCGACGAGGAGAAGATCAGCTCGGGGCTCCAGCGCCTGGCGGAGGAGGACCCCACCGTCAAGGTGGAGCGCAACCCCGTCACCGCCGAGACCATCGTCTCCGGCATGGGCGAGATGCACGTCGACGTCATGATGGAGCGCATGAAGCGCAAGTTCGGCGTCGAGGCGACCGTCACCACCCCGAAGGTGGCTTACAAGGAGACCATCCGCGGCACCGCCAGGGCCGAGCACAAGCACAAGAAGCAGACGGGCGGCCACGGGCAGTACGGCCACGTGATCATCGAGCTGGAGCCCCTTCTGGACGAGGGCAAGGACTACGAGTTCGTGGACAAGATCGTCCAGGGCCGCGTGCCGCAGCAGTACCGGCCGGCGGTCGACAAGGGCATCCGCGAGACCATGGCCGAGGGCGTCCTGGCCGGCTACCCGGTCCAGGGCGTGCGGGTGACCCTCCTCGACGGCTCCTACCACGAGGTCGACTCCTCGGAGATGGCCTTCAAGATCGCCGCCTCACAGGCGTTCAAGAAGGGGTTCATGTCCGCCCGGCCGATCCTCCTCGAGCCCATCCTCAACGTCGAGGTGTCGGTGCCGGAGAGCTACATGGGGGACATCATCGGTGACCTGAACAAGAAGCGCGGCCGGATCCTCGGCATGGAGCCCGGCCCGGACGGGACCCAGATCATCCGGGCCCAGGTGCCGCAGGCGGAGATGTTCAAGTACGCCATCGACCTGCGCTCGATCACCCAGGGCCGCGGCACCTTCAAGGCCGTCTTCGACCACTACGAGGAGGTCCCGGCGCCGATCGCCCAGCCGATCATCGAGGCGGCTCAGAAGGCCGCCGAGGCGGAGTGA
- a CDS encoding M48 family metallopeptidase — translation MSAESRGILWGAGLLAGFTALLLLIGVLAPWAPPAEALRHFDPAYLVRAKAYSRARYLLFLAGQALPVALLVWTIARGWDRALARWLLGLVGPRPVLAAVLIGAIVSVGITAAGLPAGIARFVLDHRYGLSTQTVGLWLADLGKSLLIGLAISSALLAALFAAIRRWPAGWWAAAAAGFALYLALSSFLGPVVIDPLFHRFTPVADAELAAESRQLARRAGVPVREVLVMDASRRTRRVNAYFTGFGATRRIVLYDTLLQSYDRRQVLLVLAHELGHWRLHHIYLGIALGAAGSAGVFWLAQRLLAGAPGRPGDPAHVVVLVLFLTLASFAALPVQNAVSRTFERQADRFALALTGDGPGMAELEKRLARSNLADVAPHPFTVAVLFTHPPVLERIETALAASR, via the coding sequence GTGTCCGCCGAGTCGCGCGGGATTCTCTGGGGAGCCGGCCTTCTGGCCGGCTTCACGGCTCTCCTGCTGCTGATCGGCGTCCTGGCTCCGTGGGCACCGCCGGCCGAGGCGCTGCGCCACTTCGACCCGGCGTACCTCGTCCGGGCGAAGGCGTACAGCCGCGCCCGCTACCTCCTCTTCCTCGCCGGCCAGGCCCTGCCGGTCGCCCTCCTCGTGTGGACGATCGCCCGCGGGTGGGACCGGGCGCTGGCGCGCTGGCTCCTCGGCCTCGTGGGGCCCCGCCCCGTGCTGGCCGCCGTGCTGATCGGGGCGATCGTCTCCGTGGGCATCACGGCCGCCGGGCTACCGGCGGGGATCGCCCGCTTCGTGCTCGACCACCGCTATGGCCTCAGCACCCAGACGGTCGGGCTGTGGCTGGCCGACCTGGGCAAGTCGCTCCTGATCGGGCTGGCGATTAGCTCGGCGCTCCTGGCTGCGCTCTTCGCCGCCATCCGCCGCTGGCCGGCGGGGTGGTGGGCGGCCGCGGCCGCCGGCTTCGCCCTGTACCTCGCCCTGTCGAGCTTCCTGGGGCCGGTGGTCATCGACCCCCTCTTCCACCGCTTCACCCCCGTCGCCGACGCGGAGCTGGCGGCCGAGTCGCGGCAGCTCGCCCGCCGGGCCGGGGTGCCGGTGCGGGAGGTCCTCGTCATGGACGCCAGCCGGCGGACCCGGCGGGTCAACGCCTACTTCACCGGCTTCGGCGCCACGCGCCGCATCGTGCTCTACGACACGCTGCTGCAATCGTACGACCGCCGGCAGGTCCTGCTCGTGCTGGCCCACGAGCTCGGGCACTGGCGGCTGCACCACATCTACCTGGGCATCGCCCTCGGGGCGGCGGGGAGCGCGGGCGTCTTCTGGCTCGCCCAGCGCCTCCTGGCCGGGGCGCCGGGGCGGCCGGGCGACCCGGCGCACGTGGTCGTGCTGGTGCTCTTCCTCACCCTGGCGTCGTTCGCCGCCCTGCCCGTGCAGAACGCCGTGAGCCGCACCTTCGAGCGCCAGGCGGACCGCTTCGCCCTGGCCCTCACCGGCGACGGGCCGGGAATGGCCGAGCTGGAGAAGCGCCTTGCCCGCAGCAACCTGGCCGACGTCGCCCCGCACCCGTTCACCGTGGCCGTGCTGTTCACCCACCCGCCGGTGCTCGAGCGCATCGAGACGGCCCTCGCCGCCTCCCGGTGA
- a CDS encoding FAD-dependent oxidoreductase: MADRRRRLVVVGGVAAGMSAASRARRRDPDLEIVAYEASSHVSYGSCGLPYLISGQVRRPEDLVVVTPERFKSERNILALTRHEVLAIDPWGRTVTVRDPSGSTFKTEYDVLVLSTGGRASRPPVPGADLTGVFTLRTLDDGIALLEYLRGHAPRRAVIVGAGYIGVEMAEAFRTIGLEVAVVEMLPRPLSNFDPDLSELARAEMERNGVALYFGEPLQALEGDVRVRRVVTPSRTLDADLVLFAGGVRPAATLARDAGIALGPTGAVQVTARMETNVPGIYAAGDVAEVHHLLSDRPAYIPLGSTANKQGRVAGENAAGGDATFPGVVGTAVLKAFGLELARTGLSTDEARQAGFDPVSAVVRHGSRAHYYPGGGRITVKVIADRQSGRLLGAQMAGPEGVAKRIDIFATALHARMTPEEVAELDLSYAPPFAPVWDPVLVAARAAVKELGGSD, encoded by the coding sequence GTGGCGGACAGGAGGCGGCGCCTGGTGGTCGTGGGCGGGGTGGCGGCCGGCATGAGCGCCGCTTCCCGCGCGCGGCGGCGCGATCCGGACCTGGAGATCGTCGCCTACGAGGCATCCAGCCACGTGTCGTACGGCTCGTGCGGCCTGCCCTACCTGATCAGCGGGCAGGTGCGCCGGCCGGAGGACCTGGTCGTGGTCACCCCGGAGCGGTTCAAGTCGGAGCGGAACATCCTGGCGCTCACCCGGCACGAGGTGCTGGCCATCGACCCCTGGGGGCGGACCGTCACGGTCCGCGACCCGTCCGGATCGACCTTCAAGACGGAGTACGACGTGCTCGTGCTCTCCACGGGCGGCCGGGCGTCCCGTCCCCCGGTGCCGGGCGCCGACCTCACGGGCGTCTTCACCCTCCGCACGCTGGACGACGGGATCGCCCTGCTCGAGTACCTCCGCGGTCACGCCCCCCGCCGGGCGGTTATTGTCGGGGCCGGGTACATCGGGGTGGAGATGGCCGAGGCGTTCCGGACGATCGGCCTGGAGGTGGCCGTGGTCGAGATGCTGCCGCGGCCGCTCAGCAACTTCGATCCCGACCTCAGCGAGCTCGCCCGGGCCGAGATGGAGCGAAACGGGGTGGCGCTCTACTTCGGGGAGCCGCTCCAGGCCCTGGAGGGCGACGTGCGCGTCCGCCGGGTCGTCACCCCGTCCCGCACGCTGGACGCCGACCTCGTCCTGTTCGCCGGCGGCGTCCGGCCGGCCGCGACCCTGGCCCGGGACGCCGGCATCGCCCTGGGGCCGACCGGCGCCGTGCAGGTCACGGCCCGCATGGAGACGAACGTCCCCGGCATCTACGCGGCGGGCGACGTTGCCGAGGTGCACCACCTCCTCAGCGACCGGCCGGCCTACATCCCGCTGGGGTCGACCGCCAACAAGCAGGGCCGGGTGGCCGGGGAGAACGCCGCCGGCGGCGACGCCACCTTCCCGGGGGTGGTCGGGACGGCGGTGCTGAAGGCGTTCGGACTGGAGCTCGCCCGCACCGGCCTGAGCACCGACGAGGCCCGGCAGGCCGGGTTCGACCCGGTCTCCGCCGTGGTCCGCCACGGGTCCCGGGCACACTACTACCCGGGCGGCGGGCGAATCACCGTGAAGGTGATCGCCGACCGGCAGAGCGGCCGCCTGCTCGGCGCCCAGATGGCAGGACCGGAGGGGGTGGCGAAGCGAATCGATATCTTCGCCACCGCCCTGCACGCCCGGATGACGCCGGAAGAGGTGGCCGAGCTGGACCTCAGCTACGCACCGCCCTTCGCGCCGGTGTGGGACCCGGTGCTGGTGGCGGCCCGGGCGGCGGTGAAGGAGCTGGGCGGGAGCGACTGA